DNA sequence from the Vicia villosa cultivar HV-30 ecotype Madison, WI linkage group LG3, Vvil1.0, whole genome shotgun sequence genome:
taatcCGTCTTTCCCATATGAAGCAGATAAGGTGTTCAATAGAAGCTAGTTTGTGTTCGGACACTTGAGGTCACTTTCATTACATTTCACAAGTACAATTGGTGCCTCCTCATGGTCTCGATAAAACTAACATGAACCACTCTCACATTCAATTTCCAGTCGCCTCAGTCAGCATTCTCAACACGGTGACCCAAAGAGACACTACAACAGTTAGCAGCACTAGCATTAACAACAATGAGGCCTTAGTAGAGATGCATACTTTTATGGAAGAATTGTGTTGTTCCAACCAAGCTTTGTAGGAGAATAGCCTGGCCCTTCATGAGCGACATCAAGAAGACGCCTAGCTCGAGGACAAGGTCCTAGCCTCTTAACCTCTCTTTAAAGATATTTAGGCGCTCTGGTGTCAAAAAACTTCAAACCAAGACCACTGGTGAAGTTTGATGGGAAAAGTGATCCCAAAAGCACATTGTCTACATCAACACTTAGATGACAATTATTGGTGCCTATGAATCCTTGAAGTTCAAGTTGATATCCACCATGTTCAAGGAGGAGGTCTTCAGGGGGTTCACGAACCTCACCCTCTTTTCATTGACCATCCATAAAGGCCTCTCGAGGAAAGTGGTTCTTTAGTTTTTCAGCGAGTAAGCACCAAAAGATTTCTACAACTAGCCTATTCAACTTCAGCCATAGGCATGCTGATTTACTGAGGGGGTACCTCGCCTGTTTCAATAAGGATACCTAAACTAGAATATGTTTGTGACATTATTCCAAATTTTCTTAAGAGTCAAACATTTCAATGATTCTCTCACCAGAAGTCGGTCGTCTCCATGATATAAATCAAGGCATGTGCTGAATATTTTATTAAGGGAGAAGAGAGAAATATTAAGAAGAGAGTTATAGATATCAAAGAACATGCCCTCGACAAATCCAACTAATTGCAACAGTAACACATAAGGCACTACACCTCGTACGTTGGAGATATGGAGACTGTTAGGCATAATGGGAGGTCCACATATAACTTCACGCCTCTCAACACTCATTGGGAGAAAATTTGGCTTATAGTACCTTCACACCTATTACATTCAGCCACCGCCATCTCCCAAATTAAGTACAATGAAATTCGAACTAAATAGGTGGTGAAAATATTACAAGGTAAATGGTTATCACACCGATGAAGGCTACCAACTCAACAAGGTAACTGAGTGGCTTTTCCAAGAGATCCATTTTAAAAATAAGTCAGGGGAGGGTCTTAGCAAACATGAGGATGTTATAGGACTCAGGAGAAATATCAACCTTGAAGCCATAGGtttagaaaagaaaaggatcaagGAGAAAGAGGAAGTCAAAACTATAGGTTTTATTGACACACTAAATGAGTAGACTCTATAATGCACTACCTGAAAACACTGAAAAATTTCTTCAGACGAGGCTGAAGCAAAAAAGATCAGAAGGTTAGTAGAAAAACATATCATGTTAGGAGGAACATTGTACAAGATGAAAAAGGTATCCCTATGCTGATATGTTTAGGCAAGGATGAGACCGCCCTAGTTCCCACTGAGGTCCATGAGGGGGGGTCTGTGGAAGTTGCAATTTCGAGTAAGCACttgcaattttttgtattttaatacaTGTACTGTTTGTATTTTggtatatttttgtaaattagtacatgtaatatatatatatatatatatatatatatatatatatatatatatatatatatatatattattttggtaTATTTTGGTGTATATAGAAGTTGGAAATGTTATGAATGTCATGTAAAGGAAGTTGGATCTCTTTAGGTGTGTATTGAAGTTTGGTGTGTATTTACTATTGAAGTTGGATATATTTGGATAAATTATGTCATGACAGTGTTGCAGAAAAAGTTATATCCATAAATTGGATATATTTTGATAATGCATGTTGATATATTTTGACAATAGGAGCAGAATTAGATATATTCATGAATTCTGTTATATGACAGTGTTGTAGAAAACGTTATATTCATGATAatatatattagatatattttttaACTTATCATGATGTAATATGTgcataattttacaaagaaaattgtaTGGAAGAAAGTTTCCTCATTTCATTATATTCATAAAAGAAAGTTACAAAAGGATAGTATATGACATATACAAAAATAACAGTACTAAAAGTTCATCATGTGTTGCAACTAATTTACAATTTTTCTATTATTCTATAATCCTATTATACTAATTCTGCAGAGTTGTCTTGATCCATTTGTGTATTTGCTGTCAATCTTGGTAAAAAGCTTGTTAAAACTTGTCACAGCAGCTACACTAACTTGTTACAACTTGGAACCAATTCAATGCTTTACAATTTATTACAGCAACCACACCAATTATTGCAGCAGCCTTGTAACAACTTGGAACCAATTGAAAGCTTTGCAACTTGTTGCAGCACCCACACTAACTTGTTACAACTTGGAACCAATTGAATGCTTTACAATTTGTTACAGCAACCACACCAAGAGAAGAAAAAGCTTGTAACAGCTTCAAATCAATTGAAAGCTTGTTACAACTTGTTGCAGTAGCCACACTAACTTGTTACCTTGTTACAATTTGCTACAGCAACCACACCAATTTGGTACCTTGTTACATTTTGAATCAATTGCTACACAAATCAATTGAAATCACTTGTTACAATCAGTTTAGAATCAATTGTAtagaaaatacaaataaaaaccataaccataacaaaaacaaaacaacttctAATGATTCTATGTAATGAGATATACACATTAAATTGTGCAAAAGAAACCATATaatttgatgatgttgatgagGAATCGATTATGAACGAAATAAATGGTAGCAATTTGTGGACGGCGACAACGATGGCGGAATCAATTGTAAACAAAATCAAAGAGATTTACCGTAATTGACAAAGCCTTGCTAAAAGCTGAGGAATATAACGTATGAAGGAAGAGAGAAGAAATAGGTGACAACAATTTGTACGACGGTGGCAACGGCTGTGATGGCGACCAAAACGGTGGAGAAAAGGAACGGTAGGCTGTGACGGCGGCCAAAACGGTGGAGAAAAGGAACTGTAGGCTGTGGAGAAATAAAactgaaatatattatttgtatgtTTCTAAAATTATAAAGAGAAGTGACTTGGAATTTTTTTAACCCTTTATTTAATCTAATGGCAGCTATTAGCTTAAAGTTACGGTGACTTTCCCACGTGAAAGTCATTGAAGTCGGATCCAATCATTAGACATAGACACAAATAcacacatttttttttaataagcaatataTTGATGGGGAGTAAAAGGGTTACTCCACCCCGAAACACAAGGAAAGCTCCTAAGCCTCAAAACACGAGAGCGGAAGGATATTCcaatgataaaaattaaaaaattctaCCCGCTTATAAAACAAATTGAGCCACCTCCAAGAGTTGAAGACAATCTCCGATATAAGATCGGCAAAATTAAAGGCCTCATTTTTGAAAATCCTCGCGTTGCGTTTGAGCCATAAACTCCACACCGTCGAGAGCCAAATCACCGCTCCGATAGTCCTCTTAATGATACTCTTAATCTTGCTACAATTATGGAAGAAACTCACAAAATCCTCCAAAGACATAATTGTACCAAGATCCACCCAACCAAACACTTTCCTCCATATTCCTAAAGTAACCGAACAACCCGCGAATAAGTGAGTTAGAGTCTCCTCCTCCGATTGGCAAAACACACAAGCGGTCTCAATGCCTTCTACTAGAATTCCCCTTCTCGCCAATTGGTCCTTAGTGGCCAATTTTTCAAGAATCAACCGCCACCCAAAAAACAGAATTTTAGAAGGAGATTTAATTTTCCACAAATGACCCAACGCAGTTACCTTAGCATGACATAAGGGAGGACCAGACAGCTTCTCCTTGAAGCGTTCATAGCATGAGCTTACCGTAAAAACTCCATCGTCGCACAAGTTCCACACGAATCCGTCCGGGCTGCTGTCACGAAAATGCAGCCCCTGCATAATAGAATGCAGTTCGGCCAGCCACACAAAGTGCTGCTGCTGCACTACACCTTCACTGCCCACAGCCACCAATTTATCGACTCTCCAATCCCATCTTCCGTCACGCACTGTTCCAACATTACAAACAGCCTCCAAATGATTTATAGCAAAACGGTACAGCTCCGGATATGCCTCCATTAGAGTTTGCAGACCTAACCAACAAGCATACCAAAAAGGGATATCTTCTCCATTCCCAACCGAACAATCAATTGCTCCCGCAAAATGCTTGTTTTGAAGATTCTCATAGTTGTCCGATATAATTAAAGCTCTCCACCAAATTGAATCTTTCCTACCCAACATCAAATTGTCCCCGACTAAAACCTTAAACTTAGTGTTACCGTATCTTGCATTAATAATATCCCTCCATATCGCTTCCTTCTCCACAAGAATACGCCACTTCCACTTGCTAATCAATGCGGCATTCATTATTTCGACATTTTTGTAGCTAAATTCATTTACCTTAAAGTCATTCACATTTAATTGATTATGTAGTATGATATTTTATTCTCTTGAAAACAAAAAATCATGTTTAACTATTAATATTAACTCATAAATATTATGAggtataaaaatatgaaaataacaaATTCATGTCGAGAATAAATAACATGCAAAgtgtatattttttaaaatatttttagttacACTCACACAAAATGTGACTACATGTATTTATTATGACGTTGTGTAAAAAATGTATCGATTATGAGTTTTTTCATATTAGTAGAAAAAGTATGTGCAATttgtattatataaatatttcttcATATTTAGTGTTTTGTATTAGTTTTTTATTGATAGGTTTTTGACAATTTTATTTCTTCATATTTAGTGCTTtgtattagtttttttattaataaattttcttataaatattttactttatattcaaattattttgtttcttttctattattatattttagaTTAAATATATTTCGGTCCCTATACATTTTTTTTggtctttataaaaaaatatatttgggtcctacaaaattattatgcacttaATTTTAGTCTCTGCATGATTAAATCAATGTGTATTTTTAAACGATTATTATATAGACatgtttataaaattataaaaaagtttcttaaaaataaaattaaatttgatttctaaattgaattttttattatttttattattatcttatgaaatttaaaaaatttatatttattcttcttaaattaaaaaattttaaaatttgataaataaacaatgaaaaaattattcaaaaatttaaaagttaaaggataattatacaattttttttaattttaaaaattagcaGGAACTAAAGTTGAatgcataaaaaatttataaggaccaaaatatattgttattattttttaatagagactaaaaataaaatttaaaatatttataaggaccataAATTTATTTAATCCATATATTTTTGTATGTTGTAGAGTCCTTTATCACTCaactttttttactaattttggtTTTATATTCTTGATTAGTAAAGTTTCATTGATATAAATAAGTTTTtccttaaattttaaaattgaaattaaattaaattaaatttaaatcatattgatattaaataaataaataaattatattacaaTTAAGTCTTTCTTTTTATTAGGTGATATTATGTATGATTTCTTCTATTCtactttaataatttaaaaaataataa
Encoded proteins:
- the LOC131657821 gene encoding uncharacterized protein LOC131657821, yielding MNAALISKWKWRILVEKEAIWRDIINARYGNTKFKVLVGDNLMLGRKDSIWWRALIISDNYENLQNKHFAGAIDCSVGNGEDIPFWYACWLGLQTLMEAYPELYRFAINHLEAVCNVGTVRDGRWDWRVDKLVAVGSEGVVQQQHFVWLAELHSIMQGLHFRDSSPDGFVWNLCDDGVFTVSSCYERFKEKLSGPPLCHAKVTALGHLWKIKSPSKILFFGWRLILEKLATKDQLARRGILVEGIETACVFCQSEEETLTHLFAGCSVTLGIWRKVFGWVDLGTIMSLEDFVSFFHNCSKIKSIIKRTIGAVIWLSTVWSLWLKRNARIFKNEAFNFADLISEIVFNSWRWLNLFYKRVEFFNFYHWNILPLSCFEA